From the Lathyrus oleraceus cultivar Zhongwan6 chromosome 4, CAAS_Psat_ZW6_1.0, whole genome shotgun sequence genome, one window contains:
- the LOC127137600 gene encoding uncharacterized protein LOC127137600 — MNPERKNIHNYKFVQPQLAILRGLGPRLDLGHKDDFKEAYGNLLGILNTEVNIIVVHTLVQFYDPPLRCFTFQDYQLAPTLEEYSHILGIRIKNQVPYIRTKELSKYQDLAEALHMGKKEIELNLKPKGGIHGFTSKFLVGKAIAFSEAGSWTTFNANLALLIYGIVLFPNMEEFIDLASIHIFLTQNPIPTFLADTYYSIHVRTQKKKGTIVCCAPLLYKWFISHLPSKGPFLGTKGGINYNPRLAL, encoded by the coding sequence ATGAACCCCGAAAGGAAGAACATCCACAATTACAAGTTTGTGCAACCTCAGTTGGCTATATTGAGAGGACTTGGGCCACGTTTAGATCTGGGACACAAAGATGACTTCAAGGAAGCTTATGGTAACCTTTTGGGCATTCTGAACACCGAAGTCAACATCATTGTTGTGCACACTctggtgcaattctatgatccacCACTGAGATGCTTTACTTTCCAAGATTACCAGCTAGcgcctacattggaagagtacTCACATATTCTAGGTATTAGGATCAAGAACCAAGTGCCCTACATCCGCACTAAGGAACTTTCTAAATATCAAGATCTTGCTGAAGCTCTACACATGGGAAAGAAGGAAATAGAACTGAACCTGAAGCCAAAGGGGGGAATTCATGGCTTCACCTCTAAGTTTCTAGTGGGCAAGGCTATTGCCTTCTCCGAAGCTGGGAGTTGGACGACCTTCAACGCCAATCTAGCTTTGCTTATCTATGGGATTGTATTGTTTCCGAATATGGAGGAGTTCATAGACTTGGCTTCTATTCATATCTTCCTGACTCAGAATCCTATTCCTACTTTTCTCGCTGATACTTACTACTCCATCCATGTGAGGACTCAGAAGAAGAAAGGCACTATCGTCTGCTGTGCTCCTTTGCTGTATAAATGGTTTATTTCGCATCTACCCAGTAAAGGCCCTTTTCTTGGTACaaaaggaggaatcaactacaatccgaGGTTAGCATTGTGA